In the Magnetospira sp. QH-2 genome, one interval contains:
- a CDS encoding lactonase family protein encodes MLDRDYALLVGSYSDMDALAHQPYAPVPGKGIYAMTLDKAGKLSLTATTEALNPAVMIPHSDGKTLYAIVETIQDEGTVLRYTVNADGTLTYHDTFQASGRSTCYLALSPEKDAAIVINYWDAIVDVVDVDAEGKLGAIRQSFKQFYRPQGEWRQVTDREDHWGNRQVGPHAHCAHFWNGRVFIPDLGENAVFQYRYDAGKKELTRETYIPFEAGSGPRHMAMHPTLDICYVSNELFNTVCVARLDASEPEAVKPRLIPFQYESTVDDRENVSYVSEIKLSPDAKFLYVSNRGDNSLAIFKVLEDGQLERTGLVPTGGKFPRHFSITPCGKAVIVANQDSGHIRVLSRDVETGDLTMTDEIYEIPAPNYIRFVNC; translated from the coding sequence ATGTTGGACCGAGATTATGCACTCCTCGTGGGAAGCTACAGCGATATGGATGCGCTCGCCCATCAGCCCTATGCCCCGGTGCCCGGCAAGGGCATCTATGCCATGACTTTGGACAAGGCAGGAAAGCTCAGTCTCACTGCCACCACCGAGGCCCTGAATCCGGCGGTGATGATCCCACATAGCGATGGCAAAACCCTCTATGCCATCGTCGAGACCATCCAGGACGAGGGCACGGTATTGCGCTACACGGTCAATGCCGATGGCACCCTGACCTATCACGATACCTTCCAGGCCTCGGGCCGATCCACTTGCTATCTGGCGTTATCACCTGAAAAAGATGCCGCCATCGTCATCAATTACTGGGATGCCATCGTCGATGTGGTGGACGTGGATGCCGAGGGTAAGCTGGGCGCCATTCGTCAGAGCTTCAAACAGTTCTATCGCCCGCAAGGGGAGTGGCGCCAGGTCACCGACCGGGAAGACCATTGGGGCAACCGCCAGGTCGGACCGCATGCCCACTGTGCCCACTTTTGGAACGGTCGCGTGTTCATCCCCGACCTGGGCGAAAATGCCGTGTTCCAGTACCGCTATGACGCGGGCAAGAAGGAACTGACCCGCGAGACCTATATTCCCTTCGAGGCCGGGTCCGGCCCGCGCCATATGGCCATGCATCCGACTTTGGATATCTGCTACGTTTCCAACGAATTGTTCAATACGGTCTGCGTCGCGCGCCTGGATGCCAGCGAGCCGGAGGCGGTCAAACCGCGGCTGATCCCGTTCCAATATGAATCCACCGTCGATGACCGGGAAAACGTCAGCTACGTCTCGGAAATCAAGCTCTCGCCGGATGCCAAGTTCCTTTATGTCTCCAATCGCGGCGACAACTCTTTGGCCATCTTCAAGGTGCTGGAAGACGGGCAACTGGAGCGCACCGGACTGGTACCCACGGGCGGCAAGTTCCCGCGCCATTTCTCCATCACGCCCTGTGGCAAGGCGGTCATCGTCGCCAATCAGGACTCCGGCCATATTCGGGTGTTGTCCCGGGACGTGGAGACCGGCGATTTGACCATGACCGACGAGATCTATGAAATTCCGGCGCCCAACTACATTCGCTTTGTAAACTGTTAG